The following proteins are encoded in a genomic region of Cydia fagiglandana chromosome 26, ilCydFagi1.1, whole genome shotgun sequence:
- the LOC134677297 gene encoding zinc finger protein 431-like, with translation MESSALHGIESVRVKAEPREDVCTDTTDEPTVEGVSVKVERLLDDSIKDEPRCEGVPIKADSSCSDVTVNEDSLGVSAAAELYTDHAVKDELVLGPVLVERRVRHAPTAFNLGVGVKQSCETVPGRPLLRDCYVRLERLVVETLHTTWSTDRTTGPDRGQDPDADVECGYQNTTDENVKRNCHDQSPRMTPSGRPKIYQCAHCKYATLRQACLITHLIKHAKPYKCDQCSYACVEKRYLQRHIRKHTDDIDKPYKCDQCNYACFDKGYWQRHIRKHTGDKTYKCDQCNYACVKKRDLQRHIKKHISDKPYKCDQCNYESVNKGFWQRHIRKHTGDKTYKCDYACVKKIYLQRHIRKHTDDIDKPYKCEQCNYASSQKDNFHKHVRIQHDGRPHKCSVCNFASAKKRDLRAHLRIHTGGKPHKCGVCNFASIWEYQLRNHLRIHTGEKPYKCDQCSYACRQKIFLECHIRNHTGDKPYKCEQCNYACVAKIYLQRHIRRKHTGDKPYKCDRCNYACVEKICLQRHLSKHTGVKCYKCLRFHEGKHINDEFTGSNNCSLDLERQCKETGSGQPSAARGDARGFGRGDALGDARVDRREDARGDAHVDGREDARGDASDTAHDHTYARIQSAPTPSAAPPGLESDHRERSHEQSEARSNTARPARTERGPHEQNEAKTRNLNGLNRKTYRKK, from the exons ATGGAGTCATCAGCTTTACATGGCATAGAGAGCGTTCGCGTGAAGGCTGAGCCCCGTGAGGATGTGTGTACAGATACTACAGATGAGCCCACGGTCGAGGGAGTGTCTGTGAAAGTTGAGCGTTTGCTGGATGACTCTATAAAAGACGAGCCAAGGTGCGAGGGTGTGCCTATAAAAGCTGACTCTTCATGCTCAGATGTGACTGTGAATGAGGATTCGCTCGGCGTGAGCGCGGCGGCGGAGCTGTACACCGATCACGCCGTGAAAGATGAGCTCGTGCTCGGCCCCGTGCTAGTGGAGCGGCGCGTGCGCCACGCACCAACAG CTTTCAACCTGGGGGTAGGAGTGAAGCAGTCATGTGAGACTGTCCCCGGGAGGCCCCTTCTGAGGGACTGCTATGTGAGGCTGGAGCGTCTAGTTGTAGAGACACTGCACACTACATGGAGCACAGACCGGACCACCGGACCGGACCGGGGACAAGATCCTGATGCTGATGTAGAATGTGGATACCAGAACACCACAGATGAGAATGTTAAAAGAAACTGTCACG ATCAATCCCCTCGGATGACACCAAGTGGTAGACCTAAAATATACCAATGTGCCCACTGTAAATATGCAACATTAAGACAAGCTTGCTTAATCACGCATTTGATAAAACATGCGAAACCATACAAGTGTGATCAATGTAGTTATGCATGTGTCGAAAAAAGATATTTGCAACGTCATATAAGAAAACACACTGATGACATTGACAAGCCTTACAAATGTGACCAATGTAATTATGCATGTTTCGATAAAGGATATTGGCAACGTCATATAAGAAAACACACTGGTGACAAAACTTACAAATGTGATCAATGTAATTATGCATGTGTCAAAAAAAGAGATTTGCAACGTCATATAAAAAAACACATTAGCGACAAGCCTTACAAATGTGATCAATGTAATTATGAAAGTGTCAATAAAGGATTTTGGCAACGTCATATAAGAAAACACACGGGCGATAAAACTTACAAATGTGATTATGCATgtgtcaaaaaaatatatttgcaaCGTCATATAAGAAAACACACTGATGACATTGACAAGCCTTACAAATGTGAGCAATGCAATTATGCTAGCAGCCAAAAAGATAATTTCCATAAACATGTAAGGATACAACATGATGGAAGGCCTCACAAATGTTCGGTGTGTAATTTTGCTAGTGCCAAGAAACGTGATTTGCGAGCACATTTAAGGATACACACTGGTGGAAAGCCTCATAAATGTGGGGTGTGTAATTTTGCTAGTATCTGGGAATATCAATTGCGAAATCATTTAAGGATacacactggtgaaaaaccTTACAAATGTGACCAGTGTAGTTATGCTTGCagacaaaaaatttttttggaatgtCATATAAGAAACCACACTGGCGACAAACCTTACAAGTGTGAGCAATGTAATTATGCATGTGTCGCAAAAATATATTTGCAACGTCATATAAGAAGAAAACACACTGGCGACAAGCCTTACAAATGTGACCGATGTAATTATGCATGTGTCGAAAAAATATGTTTGCAACGTCATTTAAGTAAACACACTGGCGTCAAGTGTTACAAATGTTTACGATTCCATGAAGGTAAACATATTAATGACGAGTTTACAGGCTCAAATAATTGTTCACTAGATCTTGAACGACAGTGTAAAG AGACCGGGAGCGGGCAGCCGTCAGCCGCGCGTGGAGACGCGCGTGGGTTCGGACGTGGAGACGCGCTAGGAGACGCGCGTGTAGACAGGCGAGAAGACGCGCGAGGAGACGCGCATGTAGACGGGCGAGAAGACGCGCGAGGAGACGCGAGTGACACCGCGCACGACCACACTTACGCGCGGATCCAGTCCGCGCCGACGCCCAGCGCCGCTCCTCCAG GCCTCGAAAGCGACCACCGGGAGCGCTCGCACGAACAGAGCGAGGCCCGCTCGAACACAGCGAGGCCCGCACGAACAGAGCGAGGCCCGCACGAACAGAACGAGGCCAAGACTCGGAACCTTAACGGCTTGAACAGGAAGACATATAG GAAGAAATAG
- the LOC134677298 gene encoding zinc finger protein 208-like, translating into MPLPLVLVNMDTVKLEEQSELKACRICLAWDVKLYHIRESGLDQMFSEIMGISITASDGLPQHLCSWCRTLLLKAVRLRACSRRSDGLLRQALTQQQSITNEYIRTIDRSIHKLTRTLSQNLKTTIQYYFGQDETLDSVNVHPDIDIIKDEIEPNENDLNSKHDKVETDILQINIMETDIKAFDLNCDATADSDSDEDSKMNLREYKYKMENFESKPALVEVKIGTRLDKRIKNVSKRLKEVNVETFQNKKRESKANKVRKKHKETKEVKTKAVKEKDSEPGRFFTIEDIEEFVKKHNFEIQYLTEEEMAEDMERRKMSDRYKHCKFKCNLCYKGFLTTTTFDNHMKKDHDPRNAKNECRLCRVSYRYGFYLKQHVQNAHRLRLRCAECGEGVWGRKECVAHAARHAGTTRQCKYCGKHFLKKSSYTWHMRAAHPVENSARGSCELCGEIYTSAKGLKAHKLLAHNKRSAPELECGSCRAQFDNKEALTKHRQQQDDGKCDPDLSPCAACGAGCAGAEALLRHMHAAHNVEIFTCDLCNKSFLSKPSLSTHIDRVHLGIRPLQHHQLTHYKKHSNRPVQHKRRGHDHMCEHCGKAYTLTHYKKHSKRPVQHKRRGHDHMCEHCGKAYTLAQYKKHSKRPVQHKRRGHDHMCEHCGKAYTLPQYKKHSKRPVQHKRRGHDHMCEHCGKTYTVNATLTPTNINRVHLGIRPLQHHQLTQYKKHSKRPVQHKRRGHDHMCEHCGKAYTLPQYKKHSKRPVQHKRRGHDHMCEHCGKTYTVNATLTPTNINRVHLGIRPLQHHQLTQYKKHSKRPVQHKRRGHDHMCEHCGKAYTLPQYKKHSKRPVQHKRRGHDHMCEHCGKAYTVKATHTPASNANTYTCDNANTDTHRVHLGIRPLQHHQLTQYKKHSKRPVQHKRRGHDHMCEHCGKTYTLTQYKKHSKRPVQHKRRGHDHMCEHCGKAYTVKAKHTPANTHRVHLSIRPLQHHQLPQYKKHSKRPVQHKRRGHDHMCEHCGKAYTTHQFLKNHQMTHTGERPFKCDRCPKGFTTAVQLTWHTRTHTGERPFQCDQCHQAFSLEGNLRRHRKAVHLGLRKNVPCPRCEKTFSTNSTMKLHVRTVHDGAPWPRRDRRPRKQPPQITE; encoded by the exons ATGCCTTTACCTTTAGTATTAGTGAACATGGACACAGTGAAATTGGAGGAACAATCGGAGTTGAAGGCATGTCGGATTTGCCTGGCTTGGGATGTCAAATTGTATCACATTCGCGAGTCTGGCTTAGATCAAATGTTCTCGGAAATTATGGGAATTTCG ATTACAGCATCAGATGGGCTACCTCAACACTTATGCAGCTGGTGTCGCACACTGCTGCTAAAAGCAGTGAGGCTGCGAGCTTGCTCAAGACGATCAGACGGCTTGCTACGACAAGCGCTCACACAGCAACAGTCA ATAACAAACGAATACATCCGGACTATAGACCGTTCTATACACAAATTGACACGCACACTCTcgcaaaacttaaaaactaccaTCCAGTATTACTTTGGACAAGACGAAACATTGGATAGTGTAAATGTCCATCCAGATATCGATATCATCAAAGATGAGATAGAACCAAACGAAAATGATTTGAACAGTAAACATGATAAGGTAGAAACAGATATATTACAGATTAATATAATGGAAACTGACATCAAAGCGTTTGATTTAAATTGCGACGCTACAGCAGACAGTGATTCTGATGAAGATTCTAAAATGAATCTTCgagaatataaatataaaatggaaaattttgagTCAAAACCTGCATTAGTCGAAGTTAAAATAGGAACGAGATTAGATAAACGTATAAAGAATGTCTCAAAAAGACTAAAGGAAGTTAATGTAGAaacatttcaaaataaaaagcGAGAATCGAAAGCCAATAAAGTAAGAAAGAAACATAAGGAAACAAAAGAAGTAAAAACAAAAGCTGTTAAAGAAAAAGATTCAGAACCAGGAAGGTTTTTTACAATAGAGGATATAGAAGAGTTTGTAAAAAAGCATAATTTTGAAATACAGTATTTGACTGAGGAAGAAATGGCGGAGGATATGGAAAGGAGAAAAATGTCGGATCGGTATAAGCATTGCAAGTTTAAATGTAACTTGTGTTATAAAGGCTTTCTGACCACCACTACTTTTGATAATCATATGAAGAAAGATCATGATccg CGTAACGCAAAGAACGAGTGCCGATTATGCCGCGTCAGCTACCGGTACGGGTTCTACCTCAAACAGCACGTGCAGAATGCGCACCGGCTGCGGCTGCGCTGCGCCGAGTGCGGCGAGGGCGTTTGGGGCAG GAAAGAGTGCGTCGCGCACGCGGCGCGCCACGCCGGGACCACGCGGCAATGCAAGTACTGCGGGAAGCATTTCCT TAAGAAATCGTCGTACACATGGCATATGCGAGCAGCACATCCCGTCGAGAACTCTGCGCGCGGCTCGTGCGAGCTATGTGGGGAGATCTACACAAGTGCCAAGGGACTCAAGGCGCATAAACTACTTGCACATAATAAG CGCTCTGCGCCCGAGTTAGAGTGCGGCAGCTGCCGCGCACAGTTCGACAATAAGGAGGCTCTGACGAAACACAGACAGCAGCAAGATGACGGCAAGTGTGATCCGGACTTAAG CCCGTGTGCGGCGTGCGGCGCGGGCTGCGCAGGCGCCGAGGCGCTGCTACGGCACATGCATGCGGCGCACAATGTCGAAATCTTCACCTGTGACCTC TGCAACAAATCCTTTCTATCCAAGCCTTCGCTCTCGACCCACATAGACCGCGTCCACCTCGGCATAAGGCCGTTACAGCACCACCAGCTCACTCATTACAAGAAGCATAGCAATCGCCCCGTGCAGCACAAGAGGCGGGGGCACGACCACATGTGCGAGCACTGCGGGAAGGCCTACACG CTCACTCATTACAAGAAGCACAGCAAGCGGCCCGTGCAGCACAAGAGACGGGGGCACGACCACATGTGCGAGCACTGCGGAAAGGCCTACACG CTCGCACAGTACAAGAAGCACAGCAAGCGGCCCGTGCAGCACAAGAGGCGGGGGCACGACCACATGTGCGAGCACTGCGGGAAGGCCTACACG CTCCCACAGTACAAGAAGCACAGCAAGCGGCCCGTGCAGCACAAGAGACGGGGGCACGACCACATGTGCGAGCACTGCGGGAAGACCTACACGGTAAACGCAACACTTACACCTACGA ACATAAATCGCGTCCACCTCGGCATAAGACCGTTACAACACCACCAGCTCACACAGTACAAGAAGCACAGCAAGCGCCCCGTGCAGCACAAGAGGCGGGGGCACGACCACATGTGCGAGCACTGCGGGAAGGCCTACACG CTCCCACAGTACAAGAAGCACAGCAAGCGGCCCGTGCAGCACAAGAGACGGGGGCACGACCACATGTGCGAGCACTGCGGGAAGACCTACACGGTAAACGCAACACTTACACCTACGA ACATAAATCGCGTCCACCTCGGCATAAGACCGTTACAACACCACCAGCTCACACAGTACAAGAAGCACAGCAAGCGCCCCGTGCAGCACAAGAGGCGGGGGCACGACCACATGTGCGAGCACTGCGGGAAGGCCTACACG CTCCCACAGTACAAGAAGCACAGCAAGCGGCCCGTGCAGCACAAGAGACGGGGGCACGACCACATGTGCGAGCACTGCGGGAAGGCCTACACGGTAAAAGCAACACATACACCTGCGAGTAATGCAAACACATACACCTGCGATAATGCAAACACAGACACACATCGCGTCCACCTCGGCATCAGGCCGCTACAACACCACCAGCTCACACAGTACAAGAAGCACAGCAAGCGGCCCGTGCAGCACAAGAGACGGGGGCACGACCACATGTGCGAGCACTGCGGGAAGACCTACACG CTCACACAGTACAAGAAGCACAGCAAGCGCCCCGTGCAGCACAAGAGGCGGGGGCACGACCACATGTGCGAGCACTGCGGGAAGGCCTACACGGTAAAAGCAAAACATACACCTGCGA ACACACATCGCGTCCATCTCAGCATAAGGCCGTTACAACACCACCAGCTCCCACAGTACAAGAAGCACAGCAAGCGGCCCGTGCAGCACAAGAGACGGGGGCACGACCACATGTGCGAGCACTGCGGGAAGGCCTACACG ACACATCAGTTTCTGAAGAATCATCAGATGACGCACACGGGTGAGCGGCCTTTCAAGTGCGACCGCTGCCCTAAAGGGTTCACCACTGCTGTGCAGCTCACG TGGCACACCAGAACACACACGGGGGAGCGTCCATTCCAGTGCGACCAGTGTCATCAGGCGTTCAGTCTCGAAGGCAACCTCAGGAGGCACCGCAAAGCG GTGCACCTAGGCCTCCGAAAGAATGTGCCGTGCCCTCGCTGCGAGAAAACCTTTTCCACTAACTCCACCATGAAGCTGCACGTCAGAACAGTGCACGACGGAGCGCCCTGGCCGCGCCGGGACCGCAGGCCGAGGAAACAGCCGCCGCAGATAACAGAATAG